In one Fundulus heteroclitus isolate FHET01 chromosome 3, MU-UCD_Fhet_4.1, whole genome shotgun sequence genomic region, the following are encoded:
- the zyx gene encoding zyxin codes for MENSSSSKPLVVTSSLNFKVTTPSFYNQPKKFASVAPPRPKSQTPPLAPSPTPLGTAVIGRVGDLPPPPSSLSDDFPPPPPPPPVDDDLPAPPPECNIPPSASDAPAFPAPPPVADDLPLPAPPEEVACPPSCPSPPPPPPPPPLPASSSSFPNAAGNSLRQMEKQTSFDKQLDSLTDLLSEMENRGPFNPKIPSQYSSAPAPKPSGPPPTAPKPALSFLPPPEMADRPPPAPWAEELKARTSPNAQPFTKAPAVAPKFGGRMTTSSSSLAQKINQNLNQTATATNSAPKPSPSTATSSFPPPPAAPPAPPAPTNNMAAPPAPEHIKTSPFGSRVNANQNLPAAVPPPQPKMMASPPSSFSQPMKTSPASTPSPPGPVSVPGGGVPLSMKEVEELEKMTQDFMKNMDKQAPIITSPPTEVCGKCGEALSRTQPAVRAMDKLFHSNCFCCMSCHRPLQGMQFYDRDGSPQCEDCYVSSLAICCRCGERITDRVLKAVGQSFHAHCFRCSTCSCVLEGAPFITDDNNNPYCVQDYHRRFSPLCVSCNEPIIPAPGSEETVRVVALDKNFHLKCYRCEDCARPLSIEADENGCYPLDGKILCMKCHTKRAKQAAQ; via the exons ATGGAGaactccagcagcagcaagccGCTTGTGGTGACGTCATCTCTGAACTTCAAAGTCACCACTCCGTCTTTCTACAACCAGCCCAAGAAGTTCGCCTCCGTGGCTCCGCCGAGGCCCAAAAGCCAGACCCCTCCTTTAGCTCCATCACCGACACCCCTAGGGACCGCTGTCATTGGCCGGGTTGGGGACCTGCCTCCACCACCCTCATCGCTCTCTGATG ACTTcccaccccctcctcctcctcctccagtgGATGATGATCTGCCAGCCCCTCCCCCTGAATGCAACATCCCACCTTCTGCCTCTGATGCCCCAGCTTTTCCTGCTCCACCTCCGGTGGCTGATGACCTCCCCCTCCCAGCTCCCCCTGAGGAGGTTGCCTGTCCACCCAGCTGTCCCTCTCCCCCTCCAccccctccacctccacctcttCCTGCCTCCAGTTCCAGTTTTCCAAATGCTGCTGGGAACTCACTG AGACAAATGGAGAAGCAGACGAGCTTTGACAAACAGCTCGATTCTTTGACCGATTTGTTGTCTGAGATGGAAAACAGAGGACCTTTCAATCCCAAG ATACCAAGTCAGTATTCGTCTGCACCAGCACCCAAGCCTTCAGGTCCTCCTCCAACTGCTCCCAAACCGGCTCTTTCCTTCCTCCCACCGCCGGAGATGGCGGACCGCCCCCCTCCTGCTCCCTGGGCCGAGGAACTCAAAGCCAGAACCAGCCCCAACGCTCAGCCGTTCACCAAGGCCCCCGCTGTGGCGCCGAAGTTCGGAGGCAGGATGACGACGTCCTCTTCCTCGCTGGCCCAAAAGATCAACCAGAACCTGAACCAAACGGCCACCGCAACGAACAGCGCGCCGAAACCTTCTCCTTCGACAGCCACCAGCTCGTTCCCTCCACCCCCAGCAGCGCCGCCCGCGCCTCCTGCTCCGacaaacaacatggcggctccTCCAGCACCCGAGCACATAAAGACTTCTCCGTTTGGGAGTCGGGTAAACGCGAACCAAAACCTTCCTGCTGCCGTGCCTCCTCCTCAGCCCAAGATGATGGCGTCTCCACCATCCTCCTTCAGCCAGCCAATGAAAACGAGCCCGGCGTCAACG CCATCGCCTCCTGGCCCGGTGTCCGTTCCCGGCGGCGGCGTGCCTCTAAGCATGAAGGaagtggaggagctggagaaaatGACCCAGGACTTCATGAAAAACATGGACAAACAAGCCCCCATCATCACCTCCCCTCCGACGG AGGTTTGCGGGAAGTGTGGCGAGGCTCTTTCACGTACGCAGCCAGCAGTGAGGGCCATGGATAAACTCTTCCACTCCAACTGCTTCTGCTGCATGAGCTGCCATCGCCCCCTGCAGGGCATGCAGTTCTACGACAGGGACGGCTCGCCGCAATGTGAAGATTGTTATGTG AGTTCCCTGGCCATCTGCTGTCGATGTGGGGAGAGGATCACCGACCGCGTGCTGAAGGCCGTGGGACAGTCCTTCCATGCCCACTGTTTCCGCTGCAGCACCTGCTCCTGCGTACTGGAGGGCGCGCCATTCATCACCGACGACAACAACAATCCTTACTGCGTCCAGGATTACCACAG gCGTTTCTCTCCTCTGTGCGTGAGCTGCAATGAACCCATTATCCCGGCCCCGGGCAGCGAGGAAACGGTGCGAGTGGTGGCCCTGGACAAAAACTTCCACCTCAAGTGTTACCGCTGTGAG GACTGCGCTCGGCCCCTCTCCATCGAGGCGGACGAAAACGGCTGTTACCCACTGGACGGCAAGATCCTGTGCATGAAGTGCCACACCAAGCGGGCCAAGCAGGCCGCGCAGTGA